The following DNA comes from Cellulosilyticum sp. I15G10I2.
GGGGAGAATAAAAGTAGAAAATAGCTGGGGGCAAATCAATGTTCAGTTAAAAATACGGTCTGATCTTGTGCCTAATCTTGTGAACATTGTAAGTGGCTATGCAAAGCACGAACAGGAAACCCTTACAAAGGTTATTCAGGCAAGAAATAATTTTTTAACAGCAAAAAACGCCAGGGAAAGTCATTGAAGCTTCTGGGGAGTTGGGGCCGCTTATGGGCAGGATTTTTGCGGTAGCTGAAAGTTACCCCGATCTTAAGGCTAACCAAAATTTTCTTAATCTGCAAATACAACTGAGTGAATTAGAACAAAAAATTGCTATGTACAGACAGTTTTATAATGATACGGTTATGATGTACAATCGCAACGTTGTCACTTTTCCAGCTAACATCCCAGCAGGCTTATTTGGATTTATTGAACTACCTTATTTTAACATTACTGAGCAGGAAAGTATTGCACCTGTCATTACGTTTTAAATGCTTAGCTGAATTAGAATAAAATGCTGAAACAAAAGGAAATGAAGATGGTAAATTAATAGTCATAGTAGAAGTCTGATAACAAGATATGGAGGCGTTAAGTATGAAAAAATGGATCTTATTGGTACTTACATGCATTTTGGTATTAGGGCAGATTATTTTTATTCCCCCTGAAATTTATGCCAAAGATTCGATTTATGATTATGATATCATTTACTCGAATTTTAATATTTATAAAGTTTATAGTGGACCTAG
Coding sequences within:
- a CDS encoding LemA family protein, translating into MGFEMIILAIMVPLFLVFIWMIFAYNSLQKGRIKVENSWGQINVQLKIRSDLVPNLVNIVSGYAKHEQETLTKVIQARNNFLTAKNARESH
- a CDS encoding LemA family protein, with protein sequence MGRIFAVAESYPDLKANQNFLNLQIQLSELEQKIAMYRQFYNDTVMMYNRNVVTFPANIPAGLFGFIELPYFNITEQESIAPVITF